A single Populus nigra chromosome 13, ddPopNigr1.1, whole genome shotgun sequence DNA region contains:
- the LOC133671229 gene encoding uncharacterized protein LOC133671229, which translates to MSEIAARSFVPCQHQVLVGHLSSRKWKEKLNRHERQCHALPEPKSKQPLIKNQMAMNSATYSSRMTTDIPLYESPGASFDGYLEDKPRVFSAIFPDKRRSQQLNEEEWRIQMLPINFLFLTVWPVVEMRLRCKSGGRDYPPGVPEEITTVLELDVIRWKLQGLDNIFQPSQFSLGVKGALYPDRQGVRTRLKGQLEMNISFVLPPVLAMVPENVRQPVAESVLRGLVENMKLRVNSSLLADYSKFKQETPKNRV; encoded by the exons ATGAGCGAAATTGCAGCAAGGTCCTTTGTCCCATGCCAGCACCAGGTGCTTGTTGGACATCTTAGCTCAAGGAAATGGAAAGAGAAGCTGAATAGGCATGAGCGGCAATGCCATGCACTGCCTGAACCAAAATCAAAGCAGCCTTTGATCAAGAATCAGATGGCAATGAATTCTGCCACCTACTCTTCAAGAATGACTACTGATATCCCTCTCTATGAGTCTCCAGGG GCTTCCTTTGATGGATATTTGGAGGATAAGCCTAGAGTTTTCAGCGCCATATTTCCTGACAAAAGGAGGAGCCAACAACTTAATGAG GAAGAATGGAGAATTCAGATGTTGCCCATAAATTTCTTGTTCCTCACTGTCTGGCCAGTAGTTGAGATGAGATTGAGGTGTAAATCAGGAGGGAGAGATTACCCACCGGGAGTTCCTGAAGAGATCACGACGGTTCTCGAGCTTGATGTT ATCAGGTGGAAGCTTCAAGGgcttgataatatttttcaacCATCTCAATTTTCTCTTGGTGTAAAAGGAGCATTATACCCTGATAGACAGGGAGTACGAACAAGGCTCAAAGGTCAACTAGAGATGAATATAAGCTTCGTTCTTCCTCCTGTGCTTGCTATGGTTCCTGAAAATGTTCGCCAGCCTGTTGCAGAGTCG GTATTAAGGGGACTGGTGGAGAACATGAAGCTTAGAGTTAATAGTAGCTTGCTTGCTGATTATAGCAAATTCAAGCAGGAGACACCTAAGAATCGGGTTTGA
- the LOC133671228 gene encoding pentatricopeptide repeat-containing protein At5g15340, mitochondrial, whose translation MKCSTINFTTLQSLPAHFRSLLRSCARNSSLSTGKKLHAVILTSGLASSSPNTFLLNALHHLYASCGVTSSARHLFYQIPRSHKDVTDWTTLLTSLVQHGTKPSEGFCFFKEMRKEGVVLDDVAMISVFVLCTRVEDLGMGRQAQGCLVKMGLGLGVKVCNAVMNMYVKCGLVEEVRRVFCEMNERNVVSWSTLLEGVVKWEGVENGRVVFDEMPERNEVGWTIMIAGYVGNGFSREGFLLLDEMVLRFRLGLNFVTLSSILSACAQSGDVLMGRWVHVYALKGMGREMHIMVGTALVDMYAKCGPIDMAFKVFKYLPKRNVVAWNAMLGGLAMHGRGKFVLDIFPKMIEEAKPDDLTFMAVLSACSHSGLVDKGYRYFRSLESEYGTTPKIEHYACMVDILGRAGHLEEAVMLIKKMPMCPNEVVLGSLLGSCNAHGKLQLGERILQELIQMDRHNTEYHVLLSNMYVLEGKQDKANSLRQILKSKGIRKVPGVSSIYVGGNIYQFSAGDKSHPLTKEIYHALNNMIQRLRLAGYVPNTTNQVFPGSDGREGSREEMEEKEQALFLHSEKLAVCFGLISTKPGAPLYIFKNLRICQDCHSAIKIVSKIYNREIVIRDRNRFHCFKHGSCSCSDYW comes from the coding sequence ATGAAATGTTCAACCATCAACTTCACCACTCTCCAATCCCTCCCTGCCCACTTCCGCTCTCTCCTCCGCTCTTGCGCCCGCAACTCCTCTCTTTCCACTGGCAAAAAACTCCACGCCGTTATCCTAACCTCCGGACTTGCTTCCTCATCCCCCAACACCTTCCTCCTCAACGCCCTCCACCACTTGTATGCCTCCTGCGGCGTTACATCCTCTGCACGCCACCTATTCTACCAAATCCCCCGCTCACATAAAGACGTTACAGATTGGACTACCCTGTTAACCTCCCTTGTTCAACACGGAACCAAACCTTCTGAAGGGTTTTGTTTCTTCAAAGAAATGAGGAAGGAGGGTGTTGTTCTTGACGATGTTGCCATGATTTCTGTGTTTGTATTGTGCACGCGTGTGGAGGATTTAGGGATGGGAAGACAAGCGCAAGGGTGTCTTGTGAAGATGGGTTTGGGGCTTGGGGTTAAGGTGTGTAATGCGGTAATGAACATGTATGTGAAGTGTGGGTTAGTTGAGGAGGTGAGAAGAGTTTTTTGTGAAATGAATGAGCGGAATGTGGTTTCGTGGAGTACACTGTTGGAGGGAGTGGTGAAATGGGAAGGCGTGGAGAATGGGAGAGTGGTGTTTGATGAGATGCCGGAGAGGAATGAGGTTGGTTGGACTATAATGATTGCAGGTTATGTGGGAAATGGGTTTTCTAGAGAAGGGTTTTTACTATTGGATGAAATGGTTTTGAGGTTCAGGTTAGGATTGAATTTTGTTAcactttcttcaattttatctgCGTGTGCACAATCAGGGGATGTCTTGATGGGGAGGTGGGTTCATGTTTATGCTTTGAAGGGAATGGGAAGGGAGATGCATATCATGGTGGGTACAGCTCTGGTGGACATGTATGCAAAATGTGGCCCGATAGATATGGCATTCAAAGTCTTCAAGTACCTACCAAAAAGGAATGTGGTGGCGTGGAATGCAATGCTTGGTGGGCTAGCGATGCATGGAAGGGGTAAATTTGTGTTGGATATATTCCCAAAAATGATTGAAGAAGCTAAGCCAGATGATCTAACTTTTATGGCTGTCTTAAGTGCTTGCAGCCACTCAGGTTTAGTTGATAAAGGCTACCGTTATTTTCGTAGTCTGGAATCAGAATATGGAACAACACCTAAGATTGAACACTATGCTTGTATGGTGGATATTCTAGGCCGGGCCGGTCATTTAGAAGAAGCTGTGATGTTGATAAAGAAGATGCCAATGTGTCCAAATGAGGTTGTTCTAGGATCCCTTTTGGGTTCTTGCAATGCCCATGGAAAGTTACAGCTTGGTGAGCGAATTCTGCAAGAGCTGATTCAGATGGACCGGCATAATACAGAATATCATGTATTGCTTTCGAACATGTATGTTTTAGAAGGAAAGCAAGACAAGGCTAATTCACTCAGACAAATCCTTAAGAGTAAGGGTATTAGAAAGGTCCCTGGAGTGAGTTCTATTTATGTTGGTGGAAATATTTATCAGTTCAGTGCAGGGGATAAGTCACACCCACTGACAAAGGAAATTTATCATGCATTGAATAATATGATTCAAAGGTTGAGATTGGCTGGTTATGTACCCAATACTACTAACCAAGTTTTTCCAGGTTCTGATGGCAGGGAGGGTAGCAGGGAGGAGATGGAGGAGAAAGAGCAGGCATTGTTCTTGCACAGCGAAAAGCTGGCAGTCTGTTTTGGGCTTATAAGCACAAAACCTGGTGCACCTCTTTATATATTCAAGAATCTACGCATATGCCAAGATTGTCATTCTGCTATTAAAATTGTTTCTAAGATATACAACCGAGAAATTGTAATTAGAGATCGGAATCGTTTTCATTGTTTCAAGCATGGTTCATGTTCTTGCTCTGATTATTGGTAA
- the LOC133670729 gene encoding vesicle transport v-SNARE 13-like translates to MSEIFEGYERQYCELSANLSRKCTAALALDREQKKQKISEIRAGLEDAESLIRKMDMEARNLQPNVKAVLLAKLREYKSDLNNLKTEVKRIGSGNLNAAARDELLEAGMANSLTASADQRSRLMMTTERLNQSGDRIKDSRRTMLETEELGVSILQDLHQQRQSLLHAHDTLHGVDDNIGKSKRVLTAMSRRINKNKWIIGAIIAVLVVVISLILYFKLK, encoded by the exons ATGAGCGAAATATTTGAAGGATACGAGCGTCAATACTGCGAGCTCTCTGCTAATTTATCCAGAAAATGCACCGCTGCTCTTGCTCTTGATAGAG AGCAAAAGAAGCAAAAGATATCTGAAATAAGAGCTGGATTAGAGGATGCTGAATCTTTG ATTCGGAAAATGGATATGGAAGCGAGAAACTTGCAGCCGAATGTGAAGGCAGTTCTTCTGGCTAAGCTGAGGGAGTATAAGTCAGATTTGAACAATCTGAAAACTGAGGTTAAAAGAATTGGTTCTGGTAATCTCAATGCAGCTGCTCGCGATGAGCTCTTGGAAGCTGGAATGGCTAATTCATTGACG GCCTCAGCAGATCAAAGATCAAGATTGATGATGACAACAGAAAGGCTAAATCAGTCCGGTGACAGAATCAAGGATAGTAGAAGAACTATGCTTGAAACCGAGGAACTTGGTGTGTCTATTCTTCAAGATTTGCATCAACAGCGACAGTCTCTCTTGCATGCCCATGACACG CTTCATGGAGTGGATGACAACATCGGTAAGAGTAAGAGAGTGCTGACTGCCATGTCAAGGAGgatcaacaagaacaagtggATTATTGGTGCCATTATTGCTGTCCTTGTGGTTGTCATCAGCTTGATCTTGTACTTCAAACTCAAATAG
- the LOC133670433 gene encoding ethylene-responsive transcription factor ERN1-like, translating to MARKRKVSESVEDKNSSEGTMAWDEMVKEAAAAAALGGARRARKRFVGVRQRPSGRWVAEIKDTIQKIRVWLGTFDTAEEAARAYDEAACLLRGANTRTNFWPCSPTSSTTPALPSKITNLLLQRLKARNNSCDPSKTSQPHNLQQKLVEEYKEPATDFSDTQFTDFLDHPDDYPVCNDDTINTNASAFDCTTTSLGPCLTEKEDSGGKEWDFDYSWSDVVQSSSGDGNNLGGEGEEDGEEEEEGNDIGALDFHFFDDVGSPFYYSPFEIAEDIEEPVEPECYGDEPSMLKAAMKRMKYERKFSASLYAFNGIPECLKLKLGSGNAKGKGRSDQLTELRNACNGRKEGNRAEEESLEVIQKQDDYSQSSTEMGSSSSSLINDGELSLWNTLDLPPICFIN from the coding sequence atggCTAGGAAGAGAAAGGTCAGTGAAAGTGTTGAGGACAAGAACTCTAGTGAAGGAACCATGGCTTGGGATGAGATGGTTaaggaagcagcagcagcagcagcactagGAGGAGCTAGGAGAGCTAGAAAGAGATTTGTTGGTGTTCGACAAAGGCCATCAGGTAGATGGGTGGCTGAGATTAAGGACACCATACAAAAAATAAGGGTGTGGTTAGGCACCTTTGATACTGCTGAGGAAGCAGCAAGAGCCTATGATGAAGCTGCTTGCTTGCTTCGCGGTGCTAATACAAGAACTAACTTCTGGCCTTGTTCTCCAACTTCTTCAACAACTCCAGCTCTTCCCTCAAAGATTACTAACCTTCTCCTCCAAAGGCTTAAAGCAAGAAACAACTCTTGTGATCCTTCCAAAACCTCTCAGCCCCACAATCTGCAGCAAAAACTAGTGGAGGAATATAAAGAACCAGCAACCGATTTCTCAGACACCCAATTCACTGATTTCCTCGACCATCCAGACGATTACCCCGTGTGCAACGACGACACCATTAACACTAATGCTAGTGCATTTGATTGCACGACAACAAGTCTTGGGCCATGCTTAACAGAGAAAGAAGATAGCGGGGGGAAAGAATGGGACTTCGACTATAGCTGGAGTGATGTAGTGCAGTCATCTAGTGGTGATGGTAACAACTTGGGaggtgaaggagaagaagatggagaggaagaggaagaagggaACGACATAGGAGCTTTGGATTTCCATTTTTTTGATGATGTTGGATCTCCTTTTTACTACTCTCCTTTCGAGATTGCTGAAGATATTGAGGAGCCAGTGGAGCCTGAGTGCTATGGAGATGAGCCTTCTATGCTTAAAGCAGCCATGAAGAGAATGAAATATGAGAGGAAGTTCTCAGCTTCTCTTTATGCTTTTAATGGAATCCCTGAATGCTTAAAGTTGAAGCTTGGATCAGGAAATGCCAAGGGAAAAGGACGTTCAGATCAATTAACCGAACTTCGAAATGCATGTAACGGTAGAAAGGAGGGGAATAGAGCAGAAGAAGAAAGCTTGGAAGTGATACAGAAACAGGATGATTACTCACAAAGCTCAACGGAAATGggatcttcttcctcttctttgatTAATGATGGTGAATTGTCACTTTGGAACACTCTTGATTTACCTCCAATCTGCTTCATAAACTAA